The Klebsiella sp. RHBSTW-00484 genome includes a window with the following:
- a CDS encoding fimbria/pilus outer membrane usher protein, with protein MNANKRVNTRVPFARYALMVAIFCAHAHAEDHFDPAFLEKRPQDSAIPTDLSAFSTDQSLLPGRYYVDILINGVTVESRNIEFHLAKLSGGRQALQGCLSTEALSGYGIKTALFPALNTPQDCADLAVIPAASQQFDFQNQQLRISIPQRYLSSGIRDYVPQDKWDEGIPALLLNYSFNSYQDLRTSEENENNATKFLALQPGINLGAWRFRNYINWSTQGEDSSWSTVYNYLQRDIISLKSQLTLWDSTTTSEIFDSLPFRGAQIASDDQMQPNSMRGYAPTIHGVARSNAQVIVRQNGRIAYQTAVAPGEFEISDMFATGSSGDYDVTIKEADGSEQHLVIPYASLPNLQREGRLKYSVTTGKYRDNNNQARENFTQATLLYGLPWGITAYGGSQISGDRYQSLALGLGQNMQMLGAISIDGIWSHAKFADDHKETGQSWRIRYSKGLLSTGTNVSIAGYRYASEHFNSLEDRLNADNDVDYSSDKRRNRFEATINQQLSPGLGALSLSWVKEDYWRSSQQMQSISVGYNNSWRQISYALNYSYNQNTWQNTGSDDDGSYRSNDRQFSVSINIPFSLFSNRMYASYMLNTRKHGSTANSTTLSGTALADNNLSWSAQESYNTDSGDAGGVSASYKGTYGNLNAGYSWSADSQQLSYGMAGGIIAHENGITLSQPITGAAILVAAPGASGVAVKNQTGVKTDFRGYTLIPNVTPYYRYDISLDSQTFADDVDMPVNNQVVYPTRNAVVRAAFSTHKGYRTLMTLSRADGTPVPFGATASISEADDGLANIVGDSGLVFLSGLPEEGKLAVKWGNQPDETCHASYHLDPKKNMNGIVTSNAHCQ; from the coding sequence ATGAACGCGAATAAAAGAGTCAATACCCGCGTCCCGTTTGCCCGGTACGCGCTGATGGTCGCGATATTCTGCGCACATGCGCATGCTGAAGATCACTTCGACCCGGCATTTCTGGAAAAGCGTCCGCAGGATAGCGCTATCCCAACCGATTTATCCGCATTCAGCACCGACCAAAGCCTGCTGCCGGGGCGCTACTACGTTGACATACTGATTAACGGCGTGACGGTAGAATCACGCAATATTGAATTTCATTTGGCAAAATTAAGCGGCGGCAGGCAAGCCCTGCAAGGATGCCTGTCGACGGAAGCGCTCTCCGGCTACGGCATAAAAACGGCCCTATTTCCTGCGCTGAACACCCCGCAAGATTGCGCCGATCTGGCCGTTATCCCGGCCGCAAGCCAGCAGTTTGATTTTCAGAACCAGCAGTTGCGTATTAGCATCCCACAGCGCTATCTCTCCTCTGGCATTCGTGATTACGTACCGCAGGATAAATGGGATGAAGGGATCCCCGCCCTGCTACTTAACTACAGTTTCAACAGCTATCAGGACCTTCGCACCAGCGAGGAGAACGAAAATAACGCCACCAAATTTCTTGCCCTTCAGCCTGGCATCAACCTTGGGGCATGGCGGTTTCGCAACTACATCAACTGGAGCACTCAGGGAGAGGACAGTAGCTGGAGTACGGTTTATAACTATTTGCAGCGCGATATCATCAGTCTGAAGAGCCAGCTGACGCTGTGGGATAGTACGACTACATCGGAAATTTTTGACAGCCTCCCCTTTCGCGGCGCGCAGATAGCCAGCGATGATCAAATGCAGCCAAACAGTATGCGTGGCTATGCGCCGACGATCCACGGCGTCGCACGAAGCAACGCTCAGGTCATCGTGCGGCAAAACGGGCGGATAGCCTACCAGACTGCGGTCGCGCCAGGTGAATTTGAAATCAGCGATATGTTCGCGACCGGCAGCAGCGGCGACTACGATGTCACGATTAAAGAAGCCGATGGCAGCGAGCAGCACCTTGTTATCCCCTACGCCTCATTGCCCAATTTACAACGTGAAGGTCGGTTAAAATACAGCGTCACCACGGGCAAATATCGCGACAATAACAACCAGGCCAGAGAGAATTTTACGCAAGCAACGCTGCTCTATGGCCTGCCATGGGGTATCACCGCCTATGGCGGTAGCCAGATCTCCGGCGACCGCTACCAGTCGCTGGCCCTTGGTCTGGGACAGAATATGCAAATGCTGGGCGCTATCTCGATAGATGGCATTTGGTCACACGCAAAATTTGCCGATGACCACAAGGAAACTGGGCAGTCCTGGCGCATCCGCTATAGCAAAGGTCTGTTGAGTACCGGTACTAACGTCTCTATCGCTGGCTACCGTTACGCCAGTGAACACTTTAATTCTCTGGAAGATCGCCTGAATGCTGACAATGACGTTGATTATTCCAGCGATAAACGGCGAAACCGCTTTGAGGCCACCATCAACCAGCAACTTAGCCCTGGTCTTGGCGCGCTTTCGTTAAGCTGGGTGAAAGAAGATTACTGGCGTAGCAGCCAGCAAATGCAGTCTATCAGTGTTGGTTACAACAACAGCTGGCGGCAAATCAGCTACGCGCTGAACTACAGCTACAACCAGAACACCTGGCAAAATACGGGCTCCGACGATGATGGCAGCTACCGCAGTAACGATCGACAGTTCAGCGTCTCCATCAATATTCCTTTCTCGCTATTTAGCAACCGTATGTATGCCAGCTATATGCTCAATACACGTAAGCACGGCTCTACAGCCAATAGCACCACGCTGAGCGGAACCGCACTCGCCGACAATAATCTCAGTTGGTCGGCCCAGGAGAGCTACAATACCGACAGCGGCGATGCTGGCGGTGTCAGCGCCAGCTATAAAGGAACCTACGGCAACCTCAACGCAGGCTACAGCTGGTCAGCGGATTCCCAGCAGCTCAGCTATGGAATGGCCGGAGGCATCATCGCTCATGAAAATGGCATCACCTTAAGCCAACCAATAACCGGAGCCGCAATTCTGGTCGCGGCGCCGGGTGCCAGCGGCGTTGCGGTGAAAAATCAAACTGGCGTCAAAACCGATTTTCGCGGCTATACGCTGATCCCAAACGTCACACCGTACTACCGCTATGACATCTCTCTGGACAGCCAGACTTTTGCCGATGATGTCGATATGCCAGTCAACAACCAGGTGGTCTACCCCACTCGTAACGCCGTCGTTCGCGCCGCGTTCAGCACGCATAAAGGCTACCGCACGCTGATGACGCTATCCCGCGCTGACGGAACGCCGGTCCCCTTCGGCGCGACAGCAAGCATAAGTGAAGCTGATGATGGGCTGGCAAATATCGTCGGCGATAGCGGGCTGGTATTTCTTAGCGGTCTGCCAGAGGAAGGCAAGCTCGCGGTGAAATGGGGAAACCAGCCAGATGAAACCTGCCATGCCAGCTATCACCTTGATCCTAAAAAAAATATGAACGGCATCGTCACCAGCAATGCCCACTGCCAGTAA
- a CDS encoding fimbrial protein, with translation MKWMKYLTLLLLVGSCHVMAENFGNGTGWCQSNSGTNIVEFSVNKTITDTTSNQAGHIIDASWSRSGYYNASCDCDSTSYRGYNYFSATTGALTQKGTYSESRSYGTMDYYVLLQNKLEIGTEIYVAGKLNKYVPVPFSAVSNNDSGAGGCTGATMEGLTAGYSGNARIYISHPLVGEITIPDTVVANLYLSKSSASSGDNVPGPVPPLTQVHISGTIIVPQSCTIEAGQVIEVNFDDILGKDIKNIGDSPTQKSTKFVFTCSNVADGTNLSIALYGENDSHNNDYLKTTNEDIGIKITDQNGNVVVPNGDSALPINYYTNGAGTSMFTAAPVNTTGHIPHTGQYEATATLEVQIR, from the coding sequence ATGAAATGGATGAAATATCTCACACTGCTACTGCTTGTCGGCTCTTGCCATGTGATGGCGGAAAATTTTGGCAACGGCACCGGCTGGTGCCAGTCAAATAGCGGGACGAATATCGTTGAATTTAGCGTCAATAAAACGATTACCGATACCACCAGCAACCAGGCAGGTCACATTATCGATGCATCGTGGTCCAGAAGTGGCTACTACAACGCCTCATGCGATTGTGATAGTACCAGCTACCGGGGCTATAATTATTTTTCCGCGACCACTGGCGCCTTGACGCAAAAAGGCACCTACAGCGAATCCCGTTCCTATGGAACGATGGATTATTATGTTTTATTGCAAAACAAACTGGAGATCGGCACAGAAATCTACGTTGCCGGAAAACTGAATAAATATGTTCCCGTACCGTTTTCCGCCGTCAGCAACAACGATAGCGGGGCTGGGGGCTGTACGGGCGCTACGATGGAAGGCCTGACCGCAGGCTATAGCGGCAATGCCCGCATCTATATTTCTCATCCATTAGTCGGCGAAATCACCATCCCGGACACCGTCGTTGCCAATCTCTATTTATCAAAATCATCAGCCAGCAGCGGAGATAATGTTCCTGGTCCGGTACCACCGCTGACTCAGGTGCATATTTCAGGCACCATCATCGTCCCACAGTCGTGTACCATTGAAGCGGGACAGGTTATCGAAGTGAATTTTGATGATATTTTAGGTAAGGATATTAAGAATATCGGCGATAGCCCAACGCAAAAAAGCACAAAGTTTGTCTTCACCTGCAGCAACGTTGCCGACGGCACCAATCTCTCCATCGCGCTTTATGGGGAAAACGATTCGCACAACAACGATTATCTAAAAACAACCAATGAGGATATCGGGATAAAAATCACCGATCAAAACGGAAACGTTGTGGTACCGAACGGTGATAGCGCATTACCGATTAATTATTACACTAATGGAGCAGGTACCTCAATGTTCACTGCTGCTCCGGTCAATACCACCGGTCATATCCCGCATACCGGGCAATATGAAGCCACCGCCACGCTGGAAGTACAAATTCGTTAA
- a CDS encoding ABC transporter permease translates to MMQLYWVALKSIWTKEIHRFMRIWIQTLVPPVITMTLYFVIFGNLIGSRIGEMHGFTYMQFIVPGLIMMAVITNAYANVASSFFSAKFQRNIEELLVAPVPTHVVIIGYVGGGVARGLFVGILVTAISLFFVPFQVHSWLFVALTLILTAILFSLAGLLNAVFAKTFDDISLIPTFVLTPLTYLGGVFYSLTLLPPFWQALSHLNPIVYMISGFRYGFLGINDVPLVTTFGVLVVFITAFYLLCWYLIQRGRGLRS, encoded by the coding sequence ATGATGCAGCTTTATTGGGTCGCGCTGAAAAGCATCTGGACCAAAGAGATCCACCGTTTTATGCGTATCTGGATCCAGACTCTGGTACCGCCAGTGATTACCATGACGCTCTATTTTGTTATTTTCGGCAACCTTATCGGCTCGCGTATCGGTGAAATGCACGGTTTTACCTATATGCAGTTTATCGTGCCGGGCCTGATCATGATGGCGGTGATCACCAACGCTTATGCCAACGTGGCCTCATCTTTCTTCAGCGCGAAATTTCAGCGTAATATAGAAGAGCTGCTGGTAGCGCCGGTCCCCACGCACGTGGTGATTATCGGGTATGTCGGTGGTGGGGTTGCACGCGGCCTATTCGTAGGGATTTTGGTGACGGCAATTTCGTTATTTTTTGTCCCTTTCCAGGTTCACTCCTGGCTGTTCGTCGCCCTGACGCTGATACTGACCGCGATACTGTTTTCGCTGGCGGGCCTGCTGAATGCGGTGTTTGCCAAAACCTTTGATGATATCAGCCTGATTCCCACCTTTGTTCTGACGCCGCTGACCTACCTCGGTGGGGTGTTTTATTCTCTGACCCTGCTGCCGCCGTTCTGGCAGGCACTGTCGCACCTGAACCCGATTGTTTATATGATCAGCGGCTTCCGCTACGGTTTCCTGGGGATTAACGATGTTCCGCTTGTCACCACTTTCGGCGTGCTGGTGGTATTTATTACCGCGTTTTATCTGCTGTGTTGGTATTTGATCCAACGCGGGCGCGGCCTGCGTAGCTAA
- a CDS encoding ABC transporter ATP-binding protein, producing the protein MTIALELKQLKKTYPGGVQALRGIDLQVEAGDFYALLGPNGAGKSTTIGIISSLVNKTSGEVNVFGYDLQKDVVNAKRQLGLVPQEFNFNPFETVQQIVVNQAGYYGVERKEAIIRSEKYLKQLDLWGKRNERARMLSGGMKRRLMIARALMHEPKLLILDEPTAGVDIELRRSMWGFLKDLNDKGTTIILTTHYLEEAEMLCRNIGIIQSGELVENTSMKELLSKLKSETFILDLAPKSPLPVLEGYQYRLVDTSTLEVEVLREQGINSVFSQLSAQGVQVLSMRNKANRLEELFVTLVHDRKGESA; encoded by the coding sequence ATGACCATTGCTCTGGAACTAAAACAGCTCAAGAAAACCTACCCTGGCGGGGTTCAGGCGCTGCGTGGAATCGATCTGCAAGTTGAAGCGGGCGACTTTTATGCGCTCCTCGGGCCAAACGGTGCGGGTAAATCGACCACTATTGGTATTATCAGTTCGCTGGTGAATAAAACCTCCGGCGAGGTCAACGTGTTTGGCTATGACCTGCAAAAAGATGTGGTGAACGCCAAGCGCCAGCTCGGCCTGGTGCCGCAGGAGTTCAACTTTAACCCCTTTGAAACCGTACAACAGATTGTGGTGAATCAGGCGGGTTACTATGGCGTTGAGCGCAAAGAAGCGATTATTCGTAGCGAAAAGTACCTTAAACAGCTCGATCTTTGGGGAAAGCGCAATGAACGTGCACGGATGCTCTCCGGTGGGATGAAGCGCCGCCTGATGATCGCTCGGGCATTAATGCATGAGCCAAAATTGTTGATCCTCGATGAGCCGACCGCTGGGGTGGATATTGAACTCCGCCGTTCGATGTGGGGGTTCCTGAAAGATTTAAACGATAAAGGCACCACGATTATCCTGACTACCCACTATCTGGAAGAAGCCGAAATGCTATGCCGCAATATCGGCATTATTCAGAGTGGCGAGCTGGTGGAAAACACCTCGATGAAAGAACTGCTTTCCAAGCTGAAATCAGAAACCTTTATTCTCGATCTGGCGCCGAAAAGCCCGTTACCGGTGCTGGAAGGTTATCAGTATCGCCTGGTGGATACGTCGACGCTGGAAGTGGAAGTGCTGCGTGAGCAGGGAATTAATAGCGTGTTTAGCCAACTGAGCGCGCAGGGAGTACAGGTTTTAAGTATGCGTAACAAAGCTAACCGTCTTGAAGAGCTGTTTGTCACGCTGGTCCATGACCGGAAAGGAGAGTCAGCATGA
- the can gene encoding carbonate dehydratase: MNDIDTLISNNALWSKMLVEEDPGFFEKLAQAQKPRFLWIGCSDSRVPAERLTGLEPGELFVHRNVANLVIHTDLNCLSVVQYAVDVLEVEHIIICGHYGCGGVQSAIENTELGLIDNWLLHIRDIWFKHSSLLGEMPEERRLDTLCELNVMEQVYNLGHSTIMQSAWKRGQKVTIHGWAYGIHDGMLRDLDVTAVSRETLEQRYRQGISNLKSKHANHK, translated from the coding sequence ATGAACGATATAGATACACTCATCAGCAATAATGCACTATGGTCAAAAATGCTGGTGGAGGAAGACCCCGGTTTTTTTGAAAAACTGGCGCAAGCGCAGAAGCCGCGCTTTCTGTGGATTGGATGTTCTGATAGCCGCGTCCCCGCTGAGCGCTTGACCGGCCTGGAGCCGGGCGAACTTTTCGTACACCGTAACGTCGCAAACCTGGTGATTCACACCGACCTGAACTGTCTTTCCGTTGTGCAGTATGCCGTTGACGTACTGGAAGTCGAGCATATTATCATTTGCGGTCACTACGGCTGCGGCGGCGTGCAGTCAGCGATTGAAAATACCGAGCTCGGCCTTATCGATAACTGGCTGCTGCATATTCGTGATATCTGGTTTAAGCACAGCTCGCTGCTTGGCGAAATGCCGGAAGAGCGTCGTCTTGATACTTTGTGTGAACTGAATGTGATGGAGCAAGTCTACAACCTTGGCCATTCAACTATCATGCAGTCAGCGTGGAAACGCGGGCAGAAAGTGACTATCCACGGCTGGGCTTACGGAATCCACGATGGCATGTTACGCGATCTCGACGTAACCGCCGTCAGCCGCGAAACGCTGGAGCAACGTTATCGCCAGGGAATTTCCAACCTTAAAAGTAAGCACGCCAATCACAAGTAA
- the hpt gene encoding hypoxanthine phosphoribosyltransferase, giving the protein MKHTVEVMIPETEIKARIAELGRQINEHYKDSGSEMVLVGLLRGSFMFMADLCREVQVPHEVDFMTASSYGSGMSTTRDVKILKDLDEDIRGKDVLIVEDIIDSGNTLSKVREILSLREPKSLAICTLLDKPSRREVNVPVEFVGFAIPDEFVVGYGIDYAQRYRHLPYVGKVILLDE; this is encoded by the coding sequence ATGAAACATACTGTAGAAGTGATGATCCCGGAAACCGAGATCAAAGCCCGTATTGCCGAGTTAGGTCGTCAAATCAACGAACACTACAAAGACAGCGGCAGCGAAATGGTGCTGGTGGGGCTGTTGCGTGGGTCATTTATGTTTATGGCCGACCTGTGCCGTGAGGTTCAGGTGCCGCATGAAGTCGATTTCATGACCGCCTCCAGCTACGGCAGCGGCATGTCCACTACTCGCGATGTCAAAATCCTTAAAGATCTTGATGAAGATATCCGCGGTAAAGATGTACTGATCGTGGAAGACATCATCGATTCCGGCAATACGTTGTCGAAAGTGCGCGAAATTCTGAGCCTGCGCGAACCTAAATCCCTGGCGATTTGTACGCTGCTCGATAAGCCAAGCCGTCGTGAAGTTAACGTCCCGGTTGAGTTTGTTGGTTTTGCGATCCCGGATGAGTTCGTGGTGGGTTACGGCATTGATTACGCTCAGCGCTATCGTCACCTGCCGTATGTTGGCAAAGTGATTTTGCTGGACGAATAA